The genomic interval ACCGGCTCTTTGGAGATAGTCGGAGTGGTTGTTGCTGGTGTCGTCACGGCTGGAGCGGTCTTCACTGGAGTCGTTGCCGACGAAGTGGTAACTGGTGGCGTTGGCGTTTCGTCATCATCGCCGCAGGCCGCCAGAACGGGTATCATCAGGATCAGAATCAGGAACAATATTACAGATTTATTCCAGAAGCTAAGTTTTTCTAGTGACATGTGGACCCCTCCTTTTTCAATAATACTAAGCCTCGACACGTGATACCTTTTTAGGTCTATAATCACCCCCTCTGCTCGCAAGCCGCTTAAGTGTTGCTTCTAGCCTCGACGTCGACTTAATTTCTGATGCTTCCATGACTGCCAAGCTCGATCACCTCCCAACCCTCCAGTCGATTTCACAACATCGATACATTTTCATGCACTTGTGGATGTTCTGATTCATTCGAGCACTTCACGCCATCTCCGCACAGAAATGCATACATTGCCCACTTCAGATCACCTCTGCATCTTTCAGCCTGCTTATTTCATCCCAACTGTAGCCCAGTACATTTTGAAGCACCTCTTCGGTATGCTCGCCAAACTCCGGCCCGGGCAACCTGATCGATGCCGGGGAGCGGCTGAAATGCATGGGAAACCCTACCAAATTGACCTTTCCCCAAGCGGGATGATCATACTCAACAACATAGTCATTCGCCCATACCTGAGGGTCTTTTAATACCTCTGGGAAGTTATTGACTGCCTCGTATACCAGGTCTCCGGTGCTCCTGAGAATATCGAGCCATTCTGCCCTTGTCTTGGTGGCAAAGGCTTTATCCATGATAGCGATACACGACGTCGCGTTCTTGCTTCGGACATCCATATTCTCAAACTGGGGATCTTTTTCGATATGCTCCAGCCCCAAAGCTCGACACAGATCGGCCCAGTATCTATCTGCTTGAAGACCCGCCAGCATGATCCATTTGTCATCCTTGCACTTGTAGTAGTTCCAGAGGGGGTTAGGGATGTTACTCCGATCCGGTCGTGTCATCTGCTGTCCCAAAAGCGTGTTAAAGTCGATATGCATGCCCAGCAGATGAATCATGCCGCCAAGCAAGGAAGTTTCTATCTCCTGCCCTATTCCCGTCCTCT from Dehalococcoidia bacterium carries:
- a CDS encoding CoA transferase, translated to MSMILEGIRVLDLGHWLLGPGAAATLGDLGADVIKIEDRVTGDASRGMMSAQRATTGIGGRNWFFEHCNRNKKSITLDLEKAEGKRILYELVEKSDVVVHNKRKSGLARLGIDYGTLSKYNPRLIYATASAFGSKGPDQDKTSYDITGQARSGMMYANGESWMPPVLTQGAPSDRIGAIMTAFAIVAALLHRERTGIGQEIETSLLGGMIHLLGMHIDFNTLLGQQMTRPDRSNIPNPLWNYYKCKDDKWIMLAGLQADRYWADLCRALGLEHIEKDPQFENMDVRSKNATSCIAIMDKAFATKTRAEWLDILRSTGDLVYEAVNNFPEVLKDPQVWANDYVVEYDHPAWGKVNLVGFPMHFSRSPASIRLPGPEFGEHTEEVLQNVLGYSWDEISRLKDAEVI